The genome window GGAGGTTTTTTGATGAAAAAGGAAATGAGAGAAAAGATAGATGAAGTCATTTCAAAAGGGCCTTTTATTGACACATGGCAATCCCTTTTGAATTACAAGATACCACAATGGTACGAAGATGCTAAGTTCGGCATTTTTATACATTGGGGCGTGTACTCTGTTCCTGCATTTGGGAACGAGTGGTATCCGCGCAATATGTATCAGCAGGGTACTCCTGAGTTTGAGCATCATGTTAAAACCTATGGTCCGCAGAGCCAGTTTGGCTATAAGGATTTTATACCCATGTTTAAAGCGGAGAAATTTGATCCTAAGGC of Caldanaerobius fijiensis DSM 17918 contains these proteins:
- a CDS encoding alpha-L-fucosidase encodes the protein MKKEMREKIDEVISKGPFIDTWQSLLNYKIPQWYEDAKFGIFIHWGVYSVPAFGNEWYPRNMYQQGTPEFEHHVKTYGPQSQFGYKDFIPMFKAEKFDPKAWADLFEKSGARYVVPVAEHHDGFQMYDSALSRWNAANMGPKRDIIG